The following proteins are co-located in the Spirochaetales bacterium genome:
- a CDS encoding class I SAM-dependent methyltransferase has translation MNKKKRRLDKKSSRTAGFICMYRAASYLEKNPYYKSDDYVAPMLLPHLVKFFVKLRLVDFRWPIFPKGIYEYVIARTKYIDELFRKELEKGIDQILIMGAGFDTRAIRFENINRSTTIYELDSVHTQKAKIRQLRERGISSPGSTIYIPVDFNTESPADKIKETAFDPSKKTLFLMEGLIMYLTNEAVTTLFGLLSDLASSGSIVVFDYIYASVLRRENSCYGEKSIYGKVNSVNEAWQFGIENGGVEGFAKSFGFTLVRNLTPADLERTYFTDNDNNPTGRVNGTHCIAHLEK, from the coding sequence GTGAACAAAAAAAAAAGAAGACTGGATAAAAAATCATCCCGGACCGCCGGCTTTATCTGCATGTACAGGGCCGCATCATATCTTGAAAAAAACCCGTATTATAAATCGGATGATTACGTCGCCCCGATGCTTCTACCGCATCTTGTCAAGTTCTTTGTCAAGCTCCGGCTGGTCGACTTTCGGTGGCCGATTTTCCCCAAAGGGATCTACGAATATGTGATCGCCCGGACAAAGTATATCGACGAACTATTCAGGAAAGAACTTGAAAAAGGCATCGATCAGATTTTAATCATGGGTGCCGGATTCGATACGCGGGCGATACGGTTTGAAAACATCAACCGTTCGACAACTATTTACGAACTGGATTCCGTCCATACCCAGAAAGCGAAAATCAGACAATTGAGGGAGAGAGGGATTTCTTCGCCCGGCAGCACAATCTACATCCCGGTCGATTTCAACACCGAATCACCGGCGGACAAAATAAAGGAGACGGCTTTCGATCCGTCCAAAAAAACACTCTTTCTGATGGAAGGCCTCATCATGTACCTGACAAACGAAGCCGTCACGACGTTGTTCGGATTATTGTCCGATCTCGCTTCCTCAGGAAGTATCGTCGTCTTCGACTACATTTACGCATCGGTATTGAGGCGGGAGAATAGCTGCTACGGGGAGAAAAGTATCTATGGGAAAGTGAACAGCGTGAACGAGGCGTGGCAATTCGGTATCGAAAATGGCGGGGTCGAAGGATTCGCAAAAAGCTTCGGCTTCACGCTCGTGCGGAACCTGACTCCCGCGGATCTGGAACGAACATATTTTACCGATAACGATAACAATCCCACTGGAAGAGTAAACGGCACTCATTGTATTGCGCATCTCGAAAAATAA
- a CDS encoding SAM-dependent methyltransferase, whose translation MKAIESAMGTAFLKAVMMLYPKGKRLFEDPYAERLLSLPYRFTLNIMRSPRRFDSLMKMREKMTPGLVGWMFCRVRYIDDLIKSCIAEKKITTIVNLGAGMDCRGLYIPGMERLRYFEVDHPSVINKKRGKIKKMLGSLPDHIVFTPIDFTVQGLDTELGKAGYDPGEKTLFIMEGVTQYITEKANDATFTYAAKASSGSRIVFTYVLKDFIEGGRIPEALNTMYTQMRKKRDPLWIYGLDPVTLRDDISRYSLSLVEDIGSNELRERYMKPAGLDLGVLSIERIALAEVR comes from the coding sequence ATGAAAGCGATCGAATCGGCCATGGGAACCGCCTTTCTCAAAGCCGTCATGATGCTTTACCCAAAGGGAAAACGTCTCTTTGAAGACCCGTATGCCGAACGGCTATTGTCGCTGCCGTACAGGTTTACACTCAATATCATGCGCAGTCCCCGTCGGTTCGATTCTCTCATGAAGATGAGGGAAAAAATGACGCCCGGCCTGGTCGGCTGGATGTTCTGCCGCGTCCGCTATATCGATGATCTGATAAAAAGCTGCATCGCGGAAAAAAAGATCACGACCATCGTCAATCTGGGCGCGGGCATGGATTGCCGCGGCTTGTATATCCCCGGCATGGAACGTCTCAGATACTTCGAGGTCGATCATCCGTCGGTAATTAATAAGAAAAGGGGGAAAATAAAAAAGATGCTGGGGTCGCTTCCGGATCATATCGTTTTCACCCCCATCGATTTTACCGTGCAAGGTCTCGATACCGAACTGGGAAAAGCGGGATACGATCCCGGCGAAAAGACCCTTTTTATCATGGAAGGGGTGACGCAATATATTACGGAAAAGGCCAATGACGCTACCTTTACCTATGCCGCAAAAGCCTCATCCGGAAGCAGGATCGTCTTTACGTACGTTCTGAAAGATTTTATCGAAGGCGGCCGTATTCCCGAAGCATTGAATACCATGTATACACAGATGAGGAAAAAACGGGACCCGCTATGGATCTATGGACTCGATCCGGTTACATTGCGCGATGACATTTCCCGGTACTCACTTTCCCTGGTTGAAGATATCGGCTCGAATGAGCTTCGGGAACGGTACATGAAACCGGCGGGACTCGATCTAGGTGTATTGAGCATCGAGCGGATTGCCCTGGCGGAGGTTCGTTGA
- a CDS encoding phosphoribosyl-AMP cyclohydrolase has protein sequence MENNPRYDLEEGSELRLDFTKLSAIAKTGQDCIPVAVQDSETGEVILIAYTNRPAFETTVDTGIATFWSTSRNELWIKGKTSGNTFEVKRILVNCEQNSLVYVVKPKKSGICHTKNKNGDARNCYYREYNRSTKALENLDP, from the coding sequence ATGGAAAACAATCCGCGCTATGATCTTGAAGAAGGATCGGAACTCAGACTCGATTTTACGAAATTATCGGCCATCGCCAAAACAGGACAGGATTGCATTCCGGTCGCGGTCCAGGATAGTGAGACCGGAGAGGTTATTCTGATTGCCTACACGAACCGGCCGGCCTTTGAAACGACCGTCGACACGGGTATTGCGACGTTCTGGAGTACATCGAGAAACGAGTTATGGATAAAAGGTAAAACTTCCGGCAACACCTTTGAAGTAAAACGTATCCTGGTCAATTGTGAACAAAACTCACTTGTGTATGTCGTGAAACCCAAAAAAAGCGGCATTTGCCATACGAAAAACAAAAACGGCGACGCGAGAAACTGTTATTACCGCGAATATAACAGATCGACGAAAGCGCTGGAAAATCTCGATCCGTAA
- a CDS encoding universal stress protein, giving the protein MDLYRKILLTIDLSSADDAVMDHVCSLAKIHRSEVVLLHVVHSHTLDQHRFMTDKAAPYLDEKKARLEKEGIPAGIIMRHGEPEKEILKEIDGGSYDLVAIGTHGHGFFLDFLFGSVSDCIKHKTNIPVLLIRGE; this is encoded by the coding sequence ATGGATTTGTATCGAAAAATACTGTTGACGATAGATCTTTCGTCCGCCGATGATGCGGTCATGGATCATGTATGCAGCCTCGCTAAAATCCACCGCTCCGAAGTCGTTCTCCTGCATGTCGTTCATTCGCATACGCTGGACCAGCATCGCTTCATGACGGACAAGGCCGCGCCGTATCTCGACGAGAAAAAAGCACGCCTGGAAAAGGAAGGAATCCCGGCCGGTATTATCATGCGGCACGGGGAGCCGGAAAAGGAAATTCTGAAAGAGATAGATGGCGGATCGTACGATCTCGTGGCGATCGGCACCCACGGCCACGGCTTCTTTCTCGATTTTCTGTTCGGGAGTGTTTCCGACTGCATCAAGCACAAGACGAATATTCCCGTTCTGCTTATCCGCGGAGAATGA
- a CDS encoding Nramp family divalent metal transporter: protein MHLIKTDEKRRSLFGKLLSFLGPGFLVTVGFIDPGNWATNIEGGSGFGYELLWVITLSTMILILIQSMSAKLGIATGKSLAVNIRENFPRPVSAVLGVTIVLACMATDVAELLGGAIGFSLLFGFPLWLGAFVTVVLEVFFIVSQRYHHLEKIIIGFLGVISICYVIEIAIVKPAWPELLPFVVVPKITEGNIYIAMGILGAVVMPHNIFLHSNVIHSRRWGIRESEKKRLLIYEKIDTFSAMFLGWIVNSAMIVVAAAVFSKHNIIVDSIESASKTLSPLAGPLAGLLFAVALLFSGVGSSITSSMAEVNVITGFLGKPEDPKTLLYKISTFITAIPSFLIILLNLDTYKILIFSQVVLSIQLPFTLIPLLLLCRKKKIMGSFRSGRAEFGLAVLISVIIIMLNIYLLYTTLFGGG from the coding sequence ATGCACCTGATAAAGACAGACGAAAAACGGAGGTCATTATTCGGTAAATTATTATCGTTTCTGGGGCCCGGCTTTCTCGTGACCGTGGGATTTATCGATCCCGGCAACTGGGCGACCAATATCGAGGGCGGTTCCGGGTTCGGTTACGAACTCCTCTGGGTGATCACCCTCAGCACGATGATATTGATCCTGATCCAGAGTATGTCGGCGAAACTTGGAATCGCAACAGGTAAATCCCTTGCCGTGAACATCAGGGAGAACTTCCCCCGGCCTGTCTCGGCGGTTTTAGGCGTAACCATCGTCCTGGCGTGCATGGCGACCGATGTCGCCGAACTGCTGGGCGGCGCGATCGGCTTTTCACTCCTTTTCGGTTTTCCGCTTTGGCTCGGTGCGTTCGTCACCGTCGTTTTGGAAGTATTTTTCATCGTCAGCCAGCGTTATCACCATCTCGAGAAGATTATTATCGGTTTTCTCGGCGTCATATCAATCTGTTATGTCATCGAGATCGCGATCGTGAAACCGGCCTGGCCGGAACTCCTTCCGTTTGTCGTCGTTCCCAAAATCACGGAGGGCAACATCTATATCGCGATGGGGATTCTCGGAGCGGTGGTGATGCCCCACAATATTTTTCTCCATTCGAATGTCATCCACAGCAGGCGGTGGGGTATCCGTGAATCGGAGAAAAAAAGGCTTTTAATATACGAGAAAATCGACACCTTTTCCGCAATGTTTTTGGGCTGGATCGTCAATTCGGCAATGATCGTCGTCGCGGCCGCGGTCTTCTCAAAGCACAATATAATCGTGGACAGTATCGAGTCGGCATCGAAAACACTCTCCCCTCTCGCGGGCCCCCTTGCGGGACTGCTCTTCGCGGTCGCGCTTCTTTTTTCCGGCGTGGGTTCCTCCATTACATCGTCCATGGCGGAAGTCAATGTCATTACCGGTTTTCTGGGAAAACCGGAAGACCCCAAAACCCTTTTATATAAAATTTCCACCTTCATTACCGCGATCCCCTCGTTTCTCATCATTCTTTTGAACCTGGATACCTATAAAATACTCATTTTCAGCCAGGTGGTGCTGAGTATCCAGCTTCCGTTTACCCTGATCCCCCTGCTTCTCCTGTGCAGGAAAAAGAAAATCATGGGCTCCTTTCGAAGCGGCCGGGCTGAGTTCGGTCTTGCGGTCCTGATATCAGTCATTATAATTATGTTGAATATATATCTTCTTTATACAACGCTTTTCGGGGGAGGATGA
- a CDS encoding DUF3387 domain-containing protein, with translation MTRITESAIETFAVELLEKHGYQYIYGPDIAPDGEAPERASFEDVLLPERIKKAVSRINPAIPADAREDAVKQTQRLNSPELIADNESFHRMLTEGVKVACRKDGSSRGELVWLIDFNDPENNDFIVLNQYTVIENHVNKRPDVVLFVNGLPLVVMELKNPADENVTVHSAFKQLQTYIRSIPSLFAYNGFLIVSDGLEAKAGTISSGYNRFMAWKTADGNIEASPLIGQLETLIRGMLDKKTLLDLIRHFIVFEKSGKEDRETGVITVRSVKKLAAYHQYYAVNRAVESTLRAAGYGEKTAVRAGVSMVKESPESYGVPGVKSQPAGDKKGGVVWHTQGSGKSLSMVFYAGKIVLAMDNPTILVITDRNDLDDQLFDTFASSRQLLRQEPVQAGNREQLKELLKVASGGVVFTTIQKFQPEEGNVYEKLSDRTNIVVIADEAHRTQYGFKAKTIDDKDENGNVTGKKLVLILSAEEHILGLENGRKRFIDEVTALSKALSIAIPHEKAMDVKDEVAFFQAVKSRLVKFDITGEGRTDEEVGTAIRQVVDKALVTEKVIDVFDTAGIQKPDISILSEDFLLEVKNMEHKNIALEVLKKLLNDEIKSRTKKNLIQGKTLMEMLENSIRKYHNKILTAAEVIEDLIELSREIHEMDKEPQEMGLSDYEYAFYTAIANNESARQVMEQEKLRELAVVLYEKVKENASIDWSIKESVKAKLKVIVKRVLRQYGYPPDMQMLATETVLKQAELIAEELTSGK, from the coding sequence ATGACCAGAATCACCGAATCCGCCATCGAAACCTTTGCCGTCGAACTCCTCGAAAAACACGGTTACCAATATATATACGGTCCCGATATCGCCCCGGACGGTGAAGCGCCGGAGCGCGCCTCCTTTGAAGATGTCCTTCTGCCTGAAAGAATAAAAAAAGCGGTTTCCCGCATCAACCCGGCAATACCGGCGGACGCGAGGGAGGATGCGGTAAAACAAACACAACGTCTCAACTCTCCCGAACTGATTGCCGATAACGAAAGCTTTCACCGGATGCTGACCGAAGGCGTCAAGGTCGCCTGTCGGAAAGACGGAAGCAGCCGGGGCGAGCTTGTATGGCTTATCGACTTTAACGATCCTGAAAACAATGATTTTATCGTCCTGAATCAATACACCGTGATCGAAAACCATGTGAACAAACGCCCCGATGTGGTATTATTCGTCAACGGCCTGCCCCTTGTCGTTATGGAACTTAAAAATCCCGCGGATGAAAACGTAACGGTTCATTCGGCATTCAAGCAATTGCAAACCTATATACGGTCGATCCCCTCCCTGTTCGCCTATAACGGCTTTTTAATTGTCTCCGACGGGCTCGAAGCAAAGGCCGGAACGATTTCCTCCGGGTACAACCGTTTCATGGCATGGAAAACCGCAGACGGCAACATCGAGGCTTCTCCCCTCATAGGGCAGCTTGAAACATTGATTCGCGGCATGCTCGATAAAAAAACGCTGCTCGACCTTATCCGGCATTTCATTGTTTTTGAAAAATCCGGAAAAGAGGACCGGGAAACGGGCGTCATCACCGTCCGGAGCGTTAAAAAACTGGCCGCCTATCATCAATACTATGCGGTAAACAGGGCGGTCGAATCGACGCTCCGTGCGGCAGGCTATGGTGAAAAAACGGCCGTTCGTGCCGGAGTCTCCATGGTTAAGGAGTCGCCGGAAAGCTACGGCGTACCCGGCGTGAAATCACAGCCCGCGGGAGACAAAAAAGGCGGCGTCGTCTGGCATACCCAGGGGTCGGGGAAATCCCTGTCCATGGTTTTTTATGCCGGAAAGATCGTTCTTGCCATGGATAATCCCACCATTCTCGTCATCACCGACCGCAACGACCTCGACGACCAGCTTTTCGACACCTTTGCCTCGTCCAGGCAATTGCTCCGCCAGGAACCGGTACAGGCCGGGAACAGGGAGCAATTGAAGGAATTACTGAAAGTCGCCTCCGGGGGTGTGGTTTTCACCACGATCCAGAAGTTCCAGCCGGAAGAAGGAAACGTGTATGAAAAACTGTCGGACAGAACCAATATCGTCGTCATTGCGGACGAAGCCCACAGGACACAGTACGGTTTCAAGGCGAAAACGATCGACGACAAAGACGAAAACGGGAATGTCACCGGCAAAAAACTAGTACTCATACTTTCCGCCGAGGAACACATACTCGGTCTCGAAAACGGAAGAAAACGTTTTATTGACGAAGTTACCGCTTTATCCAAAGCATTGTCCATAGCAATACCCCATGAAAAGGCAATGGACGTGAAAGATGAAGTGGCGTTCTTTCAGGCGGTGAAATCACGGCTCGTCAAGTTCGACATAACGGGTGAAGGCAGAACGGATGAAGAAGTCGGAACAGCCATAAGGCAGGTCGTTGACAAAGCGCTTGTTACGGAAAAGGTAATCGATGTCTTTGATACCGCCGGAATACAAAAACCGGATATTTCCATATTGTCGGAAGACTTTCTCCTTGAAGTGAAGAATATGGAGCACAAAAACATCGCCCTTGAAGTGCTGAAAAAGCTTCTCAATGATGAAATAAAATCCCGGACAAAGAAGAACCTGATTCAAGGCAAAACCTTGATGGAAATGCTCGAAAATTCCATCAGGAAATATCACAACAAAATTCTTACTGCCGCGGAAGTCATAGAAGACCTCATTGAATTATCCAGGGAAATTCATGAAATGGACAAAGAACCTCAGGAAATGGGTCTTTCCGATTATGAATACGCTTTCTATACCGCCATTGCGAATAACGAAAGCGCGCGGCAGGTCATGGAACAGGAAAAACTCCGTGAACTTGCGGTTGTCCTTTATGAAAAGGTCAAGGAAAACGCATCAATCGACTGGTCCATAAAGGAAAGCGTGAAAGCGAAATTGAAAGTAATTGTTAAAAGGGTTCTCAGGCAATACGGCTATCCGCCGGACATGCAAATGCTTGCGACGGAAACAGTATTAAAGCAGGCGGAATTAATTGCAGAAGAGTTGACAAGTGGTAAATAG
- a CDS encoding ImmA/IrrE family metallo-endopeptidase has protein sequence METGNIAGNTRRFMKMKKLSVSALSSRMGMGSATLSNILNGKSEPKSSTLLKLADALGVSLVDLLSESPALNNVRFRSCKLSAREKAERDQTIISTAQWLEDYNYLEKELDEKKDYSLDNLADHNGRDGKKSLAEKVRKAFRINDPKEPVYDFVNSIENAGIKLRIYNFGYKKSFGLSVGKDEKGPAIIINSHPEISVERQLFTIAHELGHLLMHQNTYGSATGNAREDENQEKEADEFAGHLLLPDEGLRREWNESGGLHWVDAVLRIKKIYKVSYITVLKRLAQLDNNLDYGDLIKNFAVYYKRLHNHDLKNHYEPDALSRNDLVEDRFSRLVREAYEKEIISLSRAAEILGVSMDSMRELLVSWKEMPVEFRS, from the coding sequence ATGGAAACCGGAAATATTGCCGGCAATACCCGGCGTTTTATGAAGATGAAGAAATTATCTGTTTCCGCATTATCATCCAGAATGGGCATGGGTTCGGCTACTTTGTCCAATATCCTTAATGGCAAATCCGAACCTAAAAGTTCAACTTTGCTCAAACTTGCGGATGCTTTGGGAGTCAGTCTTGTCGATTTGCTGTCGGAATCACCTGCATTGAATAACGTGCGTTTCAGATCCTGTAAGCTTAGTGCGAGGGAAAAGGCGGAACGCGATCAGACCATAATAAGCACCGCTCAATGGCTTGAAGATTACAATTATCTCGAAAAAGAACTGGATGAAAAAAAAGATTACAGCCTGGATAACCTTGCCGATCATAATGGGCGTGACGGTAAAAAAAGTCTTGCAGAAAAAGTTCGTAAGGCTTTTAGAATCAATGACCCGAAAGAACCTGTTTATGATTTTGTTAATTCAATAGAAAATGCCGGGATTAAACTCAGGATTTATAATTTTGGATATAAAAAAAGTTTTGGTCTTTCTGTCGGAAAAGATGAAAAAGGCCCGGCCATAATTATTAATTCGCATCCGGAAATATCTGTCGAAAGACAGCTTTTTACTATTGCGCATGAACTCGGACATCTTCTCATGCATCAGAATACCTATGGTTCCGCTACCGGTAACGCTCGGGAGGATGAAAATCAGGAAAAAGAAGCGGATGAGTTTGCCGGGCATCTTCTTTTACCGGATGAAGGATTACGTCGCGAATGGAATGAATCCGGGGGTTTGCATTGGGTCGATGCCGTTTTACGGATAAAAAAGATATACAAGGTTAGTTATATAACCGTTCTGAAAAGACTGGCCCAGCTTGACAATAATCTTGATTATGGTGATCTGATCAAAAATTTTGCCGTCTATTATAAACGGTTGCATAACCATGATCTGAAAAATCATTATGAACCCGATGCCTTGAGCAGGAATGACCTTGTCGAGGATCGTTTCAGCAGGCTGGTACGGGAAGCTTATGAAAAAGAAATAATATCCTTGTCCCGCGCAGCCGAAATTCTCGGCGTATCGATGGACTCAATGCGGGAATTGCTTGTTTCATGGAAGGAAATGCCTGTTGAGTTCCGATCCTGA
- a CDS encoding ATP-dependent helicase, which produces MNPVSNLSDADREISSCLNLDSPKSFFLFAGAGSGKTRSLVNVLQEFRKSKARLLALRGQKVAVITYTNAACDEIKRRLEFDNTFIVSTIHSFSWELIKPFQNDIRNWVRDNLNKEISELEAKQGTGRAGTKAASDRAIQIESKRKRLDNIETVKKFSYDPNGTNTGRDSLNHAEVISITATFLTEKNLMMQLLINKYPILLIDESQDTKKELMEAFFNVQNNYKCNFSLGIFCDTMQRIYTDGKIDLGNNLPDDWSKPVKLINHRCPKRIITLINKIRSVVDSHIQKPSNTNEEGFVKLFIVNTKGAIDKLETEKSIMQQMQNLTKDAGWDSSNADVKILTLEHHMAARRGGFLDFFEPLYRIEKYKTGLLDGTLTGVSFFIQQVIPLIQAKRDDNKFKVAQIIRKHSPLLSSKILSESKNQLDEIKNADTAVNGVYNLFKKENQKPKLLDILSNIDSSGLLTIPDVFAQTLKRKYTENRLDEDDATDKEEAVDAWDNALKCSFDQIIAYSEYITDKSMFGTHQGVKGLEFPRVLLILDDEEARGFMFSYDKLFGTKPLTDTDKKNISEGKETSIDRTRRLFYVTCSRTEKSLAIVAYTKNSDAVKNQVLKNGWFSENEVVLL; this is translated from the coding sequence ATGAATCCTGTAAGTAATCTAAGTGATGCCGATAGAGAGATCAGCAGTTGCCTTAACCTTGATTCTCCAAAAAGTTTCTTTCTGTTCGCAGGCGCAGGATCTGGTAAAACACGGTCATTAGTCAATGTTTTACAAGAGTTTAGAAAAAGCAAAGCACGATTATTAGCACTGCGTGGACAGAAAGTTGCGGTAATCACTTACACAAACGCTGCCTGTGATGAAATCAAACGCAGGCTTGAATTTGACAATACATTTATTGTTTCAACAATACACAGTTTTTCATGGGAATTGATTAAGCCATTTCAGAACGATATTCGTAATTGGGTGAGAGATAATCTAAATAAGGAAATCAGCGAACTTGAAGCGAAGCAAGGAACTGGCCGTGCGGGTACAAAAGCGGCTTCTGACCGTGCAATACAGATAGAGTCGAAGAGAAAGCGTTTAGATAATATTGAAACTGTTAAAAAATTTTCCTATGACCCGAATGGAACAAATACCGGGAGGGATTCTCTCAACCATGCCGAGGTTATAAGCATTACCGCAACATTTTTAACAGAAAAGAATTTGATGATGCAATTACTAATAAATAAGTACCCCATTCTTTTAATAGATGAAAGCCAGGACACTAAAAAGGAATTGATGGAAGCATTTTTCAATGTTCAAAATAATTATAAGTGTAATTTTTCGCTTGGAATATTTTGTGATACAATGCAACGGATTTATACAGATGGGAAAATTGATTTGGGAAATAACTTGCCCGATGATTGGTCTAAACCTGTAAAGCTAATAAACCATAGGTGCCCCAAGAGAATAATCACACTTATTAATAAAATTAGATCAGTAGTGGATAGCCATATTCAAAAACCTTCCAATACTAATGAAGAAGGGTTTGTTAAGCTGTTTATTGTCAATACTAAGGGTGCTATTGATAAGCTGGAAACAGAAAAATCTATTATGCAACAAATGCAAAACCTAACAAAAGATGCAGGATGGGATTCATCCAATGCTGATGTTAAGATTCTGACACTTGAACATCATATGGCCGCTCGCAGAGGCGGCTTTCTGGATTTTTTTGAACCTCTTTATAGAATAGAAAAGTATAAAACCGGACTGCTGGATGGAACTTTGACTGGAGTATCATTTTTTATACAACAAGTTATACCATTGATACAAGCAAAAAGAGATGATAACAAGTTTAAAGTTGCTCAAATAATACGCAAACACTCTCCACTTTTAAGTTCGAAAATATTGAGCGAAAGTAAAAACCAGTTAGATGAAATAAAAAATGCAGATACTGCTGTTAATGGTGTCTATAATTTATTTAAAAAGGAGAATCAGAAGCCGAAATTGTTAGATATACTTAGCAACATCGATTCGTCAGGTCTTTTGACCATACCCGATGTTTTTGCACAAACACTTAAACGTAAATATACAGAAAATCGGCTTGATGAGGACGATGCGACTGATAAGGAAGAAGCAGTTGATGCGTGGGATAATGCATTAAAGTGTTCTTTTGACCAGATTATTGCCTATTCTGAATATATCACAGATAAATCTATGTTTGGGACACATCAGGGAGTCAAAGGTCTTGAATTTCCAAGAGTACTTCTGATTCTTGATGACGAAGAGGCGCGGGGATTTATGTTTAGTTATGATAAGTTATTCGGCACAAAACCTTTAACTGATACCGACAAAAAAAATATATCGGAGGGAAAAGAAACAAGCATAGATCGTACACGAAGACTTTTTTATGTAACTTGCAGCCGCACTGAAAAAAGTCTTGCGATTGTTGCTTATACAAAGAATTCTGATGCAGTGAAGAATCAGGTTCTAAAAAATGGCTGGTTTTCTGAAAATGAGGTGGTTTTGTTATGA